From the genome of Candidatus Hydrogenedentota bacterium:
GAAAGGTCACCGGCGGTTGCGTGCTGGCCAGGGGGAGAAAGGCGCCCCGCGCCCGCAACGCCGCAAGATTCGGCAGAAGCCCCGCGTCCATCCACGGCCCCACCAGCGACGGTTCCGCGCCATCAAGCCCTATGAGTAAGAATCGTGCCATGCTTAGCCCGGAAATTTCACGGCCCCATGAAATAGTTGGGCCGCTCAGGGTGTTAAATAGTTAAGGAACAACAACTTAACAACCCCTTGAGGAGCGGCCCAGTGAATACAGAGTGTACACCGATTCAGATGGAATTCCAAGGTCTTGGAAAGCGCAAGGTGGTGGCTTCCTTCGATGGCGGTCACCTTTCTTCTGATGGCGGTGTGCTTCTGCTTCGGGAGCTGGATTCCCGCTTGAACATCATCGACCGCCTCGCGGCCTGTTTCACGGATCATCGGGACGCCGAACTCGTTGAGCACACACTCCCGACACTGCTCAGGCAGCGGGTCTTCGGTCTCGCACTGGGCTATGAAGACTTGAATGATCACGACCGTCTTCGGCTTGACCCCTTGATTGCCCTGGCGTCGGGTCGGGAGGACCTTGAAGGTAAGGAACGCCTGCACGAAGCCGATCACGGCAAGCCGCTGGCCTCTCCCAGTACACTCAATCGTCTCGAGCTTACACCGGAAGACGCGAATGCGAGTTCGCGCTACAAGAAGCTTGTGTATCACCCGGAGCGTATCGAGGCGCTGATGGTGGAATTCTTCCTGGAATCCTTCAAGACACCGCCGGACGAGCTCATTCTGGACTTCGATGCGACGGACGACCCGCTTCACGGCAATCAGGAAGGCCGGTTCTTCCATGGTTACTATGGGCACTACTGCTACCTTCCGCTCTACGTGACCTGCGGCGACGAGCTGCTGGTGGCCAAGTTGCGCCGCTCCAACATCGACGCCTGCGACGGGACCGTGCCGGAACTGGAACGACTGGTGACGGCCATTCGCGCGAAGTTTCCCCGCACGCGCATCATCATGCGCGGCGATTCGGGCTTCTGCCGC
Proteins encoded in this window:
- a CDS encoding IS1380 family transposase, which codes for MEFQGLGKRKVVASFDGGHLSSDGGVLLLRELDSRLNIIDRLAACFTDHRDAELVEHTLPTLLRQRVFGLALGYEDLNDHDRLRLDPLIALASGREDLEGKERLHEADHGKPLASPSTLNRLELTPEDANASSRYKKLVYHPERIEALMVEFFLESFKTPPDELILDFDATDDPLHGNQEGRFFHGYYGHYCYLPLYVTCGDELLVAKLRRSNIDACDGTVPELERLVTAIRAKFPRTRIIMRGDSGFCREEIMAWCEMNNVYYLLGLAKNARLIRFLEPALFKAALRHRLTGVACREYVCFDYQTLNSWNRARRVVGKAEQLSGKTNPRFIVTNLPEDYATPDALYEKHYCARGDMENRIKEQQLDLFADRTSTHTMRANQLRLWFSSMAYILMNRMRATTLAATEMASATCGTIRLKLFKIAVSLKVSVRRIVLQMPDACPFQEIFVKAWEALQARPRAA